The genome window TATGTCCTCAAAGGCGATGTCGTCCTTCTCCAACGAATGGACAAAGGCTCTCAGGTTCTTCTGCCATGTCCGCTTGTGCAGAAAGGTCTGTCTGGCTTTTGAGGTTCGATACCATTCCACGATGGTATCACCAAAGTTCAGCAAGAACCTTCCTGTCGTGTCCTTGTCCTTCAACACAGCCTTCAGCATTTCCACGGTGATGATGCCATTGGCGGTAAGAAGTGAGTTGTATTTATCCTTGACCTCAGCAAGGAAACTTGCCAATCGTCCGTTGTCCCTTGCATTCCGTACCTCTCCCTTCTTGGCGTTCCACTCCTGTGGGGTACAGGATATGCCTGTGGAAATGGCTGCACTTTTGCCGTCAACGGTGATGCGGCAAAGTATGTTGGCTGTTCCGTCTGCCTTCACCTTCTGTCTGTTGATGTAAGGCAAAATTGAAAATGTACTTCTGCTCATAGTTGTTGTCCTTATAATATAATAATGTAGTTGAACTGTAAAAAGAAAAGTTGAAAGCCCTGTTCATAATGCGAGAATAAAGTCCTTCTCGGTTGCAGCGATGAACTTGTCCATGTCCTCAAACAGCTTCTTTTGGGTTACTCTCGCATACCGCTGCGTCATCTTCACATCCTTGTGACCGAGCATCTTGCAGATGGTCTCCATCGGCACACCAGCCTCCAGCGTAATGAGGCTGGCGAACGAGTGTCGTCCCGAATGGTAGGAATAGGTCTTGCTCGTTTCCGCCAACTTGCAGATGGTGATGAGATCGATACGAACACGATTCGTGCTCAGCAATGGGAAAAGGGTATCTCTTGCCCCGTCCTCGTATTTCGCCATCAGCTCCAACGCCTCGGGCAGGAGTTTCACCCTGGCAAGTGTTCCGGTCTTCTTGCGGTTATAGACGAGCCATTTGTCACCATCCTCCAACACCTTGACATTGGCTTTCGTGATGGAAACGGTGTCTATGAAGGCTGTTCCTGCATAGCAGGCGAAAAGAAACAGGTCACGGCTAACGGATAGTCTCGGCTTGTCTTCGGGCAGTTCCGCATCACGGATTTTTATGAAATCAGACATGCTGAGAGACTTGGGTGTCGTAACCCTTGGAGTGCCAACCCGATAATGGGCGAACAGCAGGTTCTTGCACAAGCCTCGCTCAAAGGCGATGCGGCACATCTTCTTGAAGAGCGACACATAGATGGTGATGGTTCCTGATGAAAAGCCTTTCTCGTCAAGCAAGTAATGGTGAAAGTCACTGATGAAAGGCTCGGTCAGCTGTCCGAAAGCCAAATCAGTCAACCTATACTTCTCCCCGATGAACTCAGCGAGATTCTTGCGAATCTTTCTGTAAGTCCAGACACTGCTCTTCGACATATCGATGCCCTCATGGGTGCTGAGTTCACTGATATGCTCGTCCACGAAGGAGAGAAGGGTGGTCTGTGTCTTGACGCTGCCCTGCAGAGCCTCCTTGACATCCTTAGCCTCGAAGTCCGTTCTCTTTTCCACAAGCACATCGAATGCCTTTTGGATGGAAAGCAACAACTGCTCGATGTCCTTGTTGGTCTCCACGGCTTCCTTGCTCTTGCCCTCCAATCGGCTGGCACGAGGATTCCAAAGCGATGGAGTGCAAGACAACTTGCAGGAGAACTGCGCCATAGTCCTGTTCACCGTGATGCGTCCCATGATGGGAGCTTTTCCATTCTTGTCCAATCCGCTCTTTTTTAGGTAGAGCAACACCTTGAATTTTTCGATTTTCATAACGCTTACATTTTGAGTGTGCAAATATAATCATTTTGTAAGCGTCCCTTGATACGCAAAACATTGAGAATCAGCGCAATAAAATCCGTTGATGCACAAAGTTGCCTTTCCGTATTGTTACCTGCTTTGCATAGGTAACTGTGGCTCACGATTTAGTAACTGAACTACTTCAATATTCCTCACTCGCTTGCTTTATGTCGATTTGGCAACTTTGTGCAAATCTACTCATTCCCAACGGTTTACGTTCCAACCTCTCTTATTCTCCTTTGGCTGCTTTAGAGTTTTATGTTAAAAAAACTAACTCATAGTTTTGTGGTTCTCAACTCATAGCTTTCCGGTTCTCAACTCATAGCTTTTCGGTAGAGATAATTAAGAATGCATCGCGATAGGATGAAAAATGGCTGTAAAATGGCTGTTTTTTCCATCGCGATGCACAATTCTTTCCGTCGCGACGCACCAATTCTTCCGTCGCGACGCATTAATTGCCCCCTCGTGAGGCGTCATTGAAGCCTCACGCTGGTCATCATTTAAGCCTCTTATCCGTCTTAATATAAGCCTCTTATCCGTCTTAATATAAGCCTCTTCTCCGTCTTAATATAAGACGCTTGCCAAGAAAAAAAGATGCGCTCTGGAAAGAGAAAATTAAGATGGGGGTTAACAGGTTAACAGTTAACACCCCAAAAATGCATACTTCCATCCACACTCTTATATAAAAATAAGTATATATATATTATTATATAATAAGGTACGCGAGGGGGACCATGCAAAAAACAGCTGTTAACTGTTAACCCTGTTAACCCCCCAATGAAAAGTTGATAGTTAAATATAGTATTCTGCCGAATCTACCAAACCGGCTCTCAGCGCATATTTCGTAGCCTCGTGAACGTTGTTTACGCCCAACTTGCGGAAGATGTTCTTGCGGTGGGTATTGACCGTATGGAAGCTGGAAAAGCGCTTCTCGGCTATTTCTTTCGTCGTCATTCCCAGCGCAATGTCCTTCAGAATCTCTGTCTCGGTCTTGGTGAGGTTAATCTTCTCCTGCTCCTCCTGTTTCGGAGCCAGAAGTACCTCCATCATGCGCTGGCAGACAAAACGGTTGCTTGCCACACAAAAACGTATCGCCTCCTTGATTTCC of Segatella copri contains these proteins:
- a CDS encoding phage integrase SAM-like domain-containing protein; amino-acid sequence: MKIEKFKVLLYLKKSGLDKNGKAPIMGRITVNRTMAQFSCKLSCTPSLWNPRASRLEGKSKEAVETNKDIEQLLLSIQKAFDVLVEKRTDFEAKDVKEALQGSVKTQTTLLSFVDEHISELSTHEGIDMSKSSVWTYRKIRKNLAEFIGEKYRLTDLAFGQLTEPFISDFHHYLLDEKGFSSGTITIYVSLFKKMCRIAFERGLCKNLLFAHYRVGTPRVTTPKSLSMSDFIKIRDAELPEDKPRLSVSRDLFLFACYAGTAFIDTVSITKANVKVLEDGDKWLVYNRKKTGTLARVKLLPEALELMAKYEDGARDTLFPLLSTNRVRIDLITICKLAETSKTYSYHSGRHSFASLITLEAGVPMETICKMLGHKDVKMTQRYARVTQKKLFEDMDKFIAATEKDFILAL